The genomic stretch TCAATGATTATTTAATGAATTAGAAAACACTTTGAATttattttttcaattgcttgtATTATTTCTCTCAAACTCAAAGTAAATTCTTGCTGTTTTTCAGGATCTTGATAAAGAACGTCGTACTGCCTGCCTGTTATACTATAGTTACATAATTGTGCGTAATTTTGAGCACGAACGAGATCATTAATGGATTTTTTTCTTTCACAAATAAGTTGTCAATACTAACTCTTTACCTACCCAATAAAGCAATTCATAAAAGCGATGTCTGGTATGTTGTGATTGATATATAAGCAAATGTTTGATTTATCGATTGTTATCTCGTGTATGACTCGATATTACACTTTTACTAAAAGAAGGTTAAACTAACAATATCACAGTCGATTTCAATACTGTTGCAACTGAATTCTGCCACTTTTACTACCAACAATTTGACTCTGACAGAACCCAATTGGGTAATTTGTACAGAGATCAGTCAATGTTGACCTTTGAAACCTCTCAATTACAAGGAGCCAAGGACatagttgaaaaattggtaTCTTTACCATTCCAAAAGGTAGCCCACAGAATATCTACTTTGGATGCTCAACCAGCCTCTCCATCTGGAGATATTTTGGTCATGGTTACTGGTGAGTTATTGATTGACGAGGAACAAAATGCCCAACGTTATTCTcaagttttccatttgaTTCCAGATGGAAACTCCTACTATGTTTTCAATGATATCTTTAGATTGAACTACTCTTAAATATGAGGTCAAATATGACAAATTAAGCTCCCTTGGTGATATAGAGTTCAAATAATACAAAATATTTAGCCGATTTTCTAGGGTGTCTCAGCGTTGTTGTCTACGTAGTTTTGTATAGTATGATAAACATGGTTAACCGCACTCCCTATTTTTTTCCTATTTAAGAACAAAAACAGCACAGATTTCGTTTACACCTAGGAGCTTTCAACGCCCAGGTTAAAAAATTCATCAAATGCTGTCTCCAGATGATCAACCTTCCATTCCCAGAAGGCCCAATAAGTCACCAAAAAAGACAAATAGTACCATCGTGTCTTCCGATTGCGGGGAAATTGAAGCGGAAACGCTAGTAGTCGAACCTCTAGTCCCGAGAAGACCAAAGAGATCAAGTGCAACAAGTGATCCATCCGATCAAAGCGAGAATCTTAGCGtaacaagttcttcaagttcttcaagttcttcaatacCTATAGTACCTTCACGTCCAAGAAAAAGTGGTCCAGAACCTACTGACGATAATACCCAAATTCAAGAGCCAGCTCCAATTGCTCAAGTAGTTGATGCAATCGTTCCATCGGATTTGACTAAAGTAACTGAGGTAGCAGGAGATGATTCTCCATCTCAAGAAGATAGTGCCGAACCATTGAAGGAAAATACTGGACATgctcaagaagaagtaagCGAAGGAAATATTGCGGAACTGATAGCCCATCCAGTTGAAAATATCCTTCAAACAGAAGAATCGGTTACCTCTACAGTTAACGAATCTGTTCTTAATTCGATGAAGATCGATGGGTCTGTTATTTCGGGAGATGGAGATGGAGACAAAACCCCAGGAAATTCCAATACAAAGATTACAttcaaagatgaagacgacaaCAACTCCCATATCGGTTCCGATGAGTCGAGTTTCAACGACGATGTTGAAACCGTACTGCAAGAAAAGGATGAcaatgaattgaattgCAGGCAAGCAGAAAATGACA from Scheffersomyces stipitis CBS 6054 chromosome 2, complete sequence encodes the following:
- a CDS encoding nuclear transport factor 2 (go_funtion protein transporter activity~go_component intracellular; nucleus~go_process protein-nucleus import); its protein translation is MSVDFNTVATEFCHFYYQQFDSDRTQLGNLYRDQSMLTFETSQLQGAKDIVEKLVSLPFQKVAHRISTLDAQPASPSGDILVMVTGELLIDEEQNAQRYSQVFHLIPDGNSYYVFNDIFRLNYS